A genomic window from Paenibacillus sp. FSL K6-0276 includes:
- a CDS encoding methyl-accepting chemotaxis protein: protein MKVQVKKEKRSFQLHPSKSIGVRLFLIFFVSTMVLVLALGYTSYSVAEHTIETNALSANQQTVIQTAEKFDLELLRYEDGLGRIFYDNEIQNALKQGNNPTTSNEERKVLSNQISVELNDWLTASNGVEAVYLIPMNEGFTISSAGTKDNAFIESFRESSWFKQLEEKPQSVWIPRTSQGQEGNTSGVFHLAKSIAGDSKSSGYIVISDIRISELENQLRKVDLGTSSYMQLLTTKDELIASSQQVGTDTYLNLGGTLLGGLQNTAGSLPTKDEQGKSILAVYGTLETSGWRLLGVVPAENLTKDALRILKTTYLIVAVAAVIAILIGYWMVRMVSRPLIRLKNLMSEGAEGNLGVRTNITSRDEIGQLSSSFNRMMERITELVIHTNETARKVLETADELSGVSRKTADAAMDIAAATEEIAGGAGSLALEADRGNELTGQISEQMDLVNSATHEMDHTAHSIGELSEEGFNRLKELLNETNRTGLKTNQLVMKVNELTETASSVMKVLNVLQNITQQTNILSLNATIEAARAGEAGRGFMVVADEIRQLADQSKESIAVVAEITDTVMRDMNETVVVLSEVAPLFNQQMTSVQSTSDIFVSVQDQMQHFIARLNSVTLSMDSLSQSQKVLSDSMSNVSSIAEESSAASQEVASLSGEQQSVSDHLVELSAKLEDASLQLKEKLSKFSV from the coding sequence ATGAAGGTACAAGTGAAGAAAGAAAAAAGGTCATTCCAGCTGCATCCATCCAAATCCATTGGGGTGCGGCTTTTTCTCATCTTCTTTGTTTCGACAATGGTGCTCGTACTCGCTCTCGGCTACACCTCCTATTCCGTAGCTGAGCATACGATCGAGACTAATGCGCTGTCAGCCAATCAGCAGACAGTCATCCAAACCGCTGAGAAGTTTGATTTGGAATTGCTACGTTATGAGGATGGTCTAGGAAGAATCTTTTACGACAATGAAATTCAAAATGCACTCAAACAAGGGAATAATCCCACTACAAGTAATGAGGAACGTAAGGTACTGTCTAACCAGATTAGTGTGGAGCTAAATGATTGGCTAACGGCTTCAAACGGTGTGGAGGCTGTATACCTCATCCCGATGAATGAAGGATTTACAATTTCTTCAGCGGGTACAAAAGACAACGCTTTTATTGAGAGTTTCAGAGAATCCTCATGGTTTAAGCAGCTAGAGGAGAAGCCGCAGAGTGTATGGATTCCTCGTACTTCACAGGGCCAGGAAGGAAATACGTCAGGTGTTTTCCATTTGGCGAAATCGATTGCCGGTGATTCTAAAAGCTCGGGATACATAGTCATTAGCGACATCAGAATTAGCGAATTAGAAAATCAGCTTCGTAAAGTGGATCTTGGAACAAGCTCCTACATGCAATTGCTGACGACTAAGGATGAGTTGATTGCCTCCTCCCAGCAAGTGGGGACGGATACATATCTGAATCTGGGAGGAACGCTTCTGGGCGGTCTGCAGAATACAGCTGGGTCATTGCCAACAAAGGATGAGCAGGGGAAATCCATATTAGCTGTATACGGAACACTAGAAACCTCTGGATGGAGATTACTTGGTGTTGTACCCGCTGAGAACTTGACGAAAGATGCGCTGCGTATTCTCAAGACTACCTATCTTATTGTAGCTGTAGCAGCTGTTATCGCTATTCTGATTGGGTACTGGATGGTCAGAATGGTATCTCGGCCGTTGATCAGACTTAAGAATCTGATGTCTGAGGGAGCCGAAGGGAATCTAGGAGTGCGTACGAATATCACCTCACGTGATGAAATCGGTCAGTTATCCAGCTCCTTTAACAGGATGATGGAACGAATAACAGAGCTCGTTATTCATACTAATGAAACCGCTCGGAAGGTACTGGAAACCGCCGATGAGCTTAGCGGTGTTTCGCGTAAGACAGCTGATGCAGCCATGGATATTGCTGCAGCCACGGAAGAAATTGCGGGTGGTGCAGGTAGTCTGGCCTTGGAAGCTGATCGTGGCAATGAGTTAACGGGGCAAATCTCGGAGCAGATGGATTTGGTTAATTCAGCTACTCATGAGATGGATCACACCGCACATAGCATCGGCGAACTCAGTGAGGAAGGCTTCAACAGATTGAAAGAACTACTTAATGAGACGAATAGGACTGGCCTGAAGACGAACCAGCTTGTGATGAAAGTTAACGAGCTGACAGAAACGGCATCTTCCGTTATGAAGGTTCTTAATGTCCTGCAAAATATTACTCAGCAGACGAATATCTTGTCTCTGAATGCAACCATTGAAGCAGCTAGGGCAGGCGAAGCCGGGCGAGGATTCATGGTGGTGGCTGATGAAATTCGCCAGCTCGCTGATCAATCGAAAGAGTCTATTGCTGTTGTGGCAGAAATAACAGATACCGTTATGAGAGATATGAACGAGACCGTTGTGGTCCTTTCGGAAGTTGCACCGCTCTTTAATCAGCAAATGACCTCAGTGCAGAGCACTAGTGATATCTTCGTATCTGTGCAGGATCAGATGCAGCATTTCATCGCCCGTCTGAATTCTGTAACGTTATCGATGGACAGCTTGAGCCAATCACAAAAGGTTCTATCCGATTCGATGAGTAACGTAAGCTCTATAGCTGAGGAATCTTCAGCTGCTTCTCAAGAGGTTGCCTCTCTTAGTGGGGAGCAACAAAGTGTAAGTGATCATCTGGTAGAACTTTCGGCGAAGCTGGAGGATGCCTCCTTGCAGTTAAAGGAGAAATTGTCGAAGTTCAGCGTGTAG
- a CDS encoding penicillin-binding protein 2: MRNNKHRRVVSGLLILSAAVAVLILRLAWVQLFMKEQTVPGTKYTLAKMAEIQSERETVLDSGRGRLYDRKSEPLAGETIWTAAFFPQEEKAKKPVTKAVYEEAKPMHRLAEILGVSYEQLLNKRSSLKEPLLWPSSVGKGPLALSQAQAEEVSALGIDGVGVLPFARRYDGNSSGRQWLGYLSEAVMHAGDKASPTGLRIPMTGTDGLEKTLEPLLQGVGHTEAYAQVDAHGNRLPGSPIQVRAPGNPYFPLSLYTTIDKKLQEGIEELALKSGMKEGAVVVLDIGTGDIEAMVSLPFYNPEKISPQGGEWNNRALQAAVPGSIFKIVTAAAALEAGVTSADELFYCSGQYEKYGLSCLKGKGHGPLTLAQGFAVSCNTVFAALAERLSGVQLQSTALALGLGRDISWQAEKTLGFPLLKPLSGEQKGTIFTTLLPDDKGARVQTAIGQRDVQVTPLQAANLIVTLLHGGEVRAPRILQRVAFANGQKLEDLPGHLSPSLAGRISESTARQLLPMMRKVVTEGTGARLQSTHWAVAGKSGTAQTQVKGVARNNQWFIGYGPVDHPRYAVSVAVENVAPDSPHLAIKLFGQVFDLLSVSSEA; this comes from the coding sequence TTGCGTAATAACAAACACCGGCGTGTAGTCAGCGGTCTTCTTATTTTATCTGCGGCTGTAGCCGTGTTGATCCTTAGGCTGGCGTGGGTTCAACTGTTTATGAAGGAACAGACGGTTCCTGGAACGAAATATACATTGGCTAAAATGGCTGAAATTCAGAGTGAACGGGAGACTGTGCTCGACAGCGGACGGGGTCGGCTGTATGACCGCAAGAGTGAGCCGCTTGCTGGGGAAACCATTTGGACTGCGGCGTTTTTTCCACAAGAGGAGAAGGCTAAGAAACCTGTGACGAAGGCTGTTTACGAAGAAGCGAAACCCATGCACAGACTGGCAGAGATTCTGGGTGTCAGCTATGAACAACTTTTGAATAAACGCTCTTCGCTTAAAGAACCTTTGCTTTGGCCATCTTCAGTGGGAAAAGGACCACTCGCGTTGTCCCAGGCACAGGCAGAAGAAGTGAGTGCGCTTGGTATCGACGGAGTAGGCGTGCTTCCTTTTGCTCGCAGATATGATGGGAATTCTTCGGGTCGTCAATGGCTAGGATATTTATCGGAAGCTGTCATGCATGCCGGAGATAAAGCTTCACCCACAGGCCTTAGAATTCCGATGACGGGTACGGACGGTTTAGAAAAGACGCTAGAGCCATTGCTTCAAGGTGTAGGTCATACTGAGGCTTATGCTCAAGTGGATGCGCATGGGAATCGCCTTCCAGGCAGCCCCATTCAAGTTAGGGCACCAGGCAATCCCTATTTTCCTCTGTCTTTATATACAACGATTGATAAGAAACTCCAGGAAGGAATCGAGGAGCTAGCACTCAAATCCGGAATGAAAGAAGGAGCCGTGGTGGTATTAGACATCGGAACGGGAGATATTGAAGCCATGGTATCTTTACCCTTCTACAACCCAGAGAAGATATCTCCTCAAGGGGGGGAGTGGAATAATCGCGCTTTACAGGCTGCCGTTCCTGGATCGATCTTCAAAATCGTTACAGCAGCCGCGGCGTTAGAAGCTGGAGTAACATCCGCTGACGAGCTCTTTTATTGTTCAGGGCAATATGAGAAATATGGACTTTCTTGTCTGAAAGGAAAAGGACACGGGCCCCTTACGCTGGCGCAAGGGTTCGCCGTGTCCTGTAATACTGTATTTGCTGCTTTGGCTGAGCGGTTGAGTGGAGTTCAGCTTCAATCGACTGCACTCGCGCTAGGACTCGGAAGAGATATTAGCTGGCAAGCAGAGAAGACGCTTGGGTTTCCACTCCTAAAACCACTATCTGGAGAACAAAAGGGAACCATATTTACTACATTGCTTCCGGATGACAAGGGAGCCAGGGTACAGACCGCGATTGGACAGCGAGATGTACAAGTTACGCCTCTACAGGCAGCTAACCTTATCGTAACGCTACTTCATGGAGGTGAAGTAAGGGCGCCGAGAATTCTGCAGCGAGTAGCATTCGCGAACGGGCAGAAGCTGGAGGATCTGCCGGGACATCTATCCCCTTCTTTGGCAGGAAGGATCTCTGAGTCTACAGCCCGCCAGTTACTGCCCATGATGCGCAAAGTAGTGACGGAAGGAACAGGAGCCCGTCTACAGAGCACGCACTGGGCGGTTGCAGGTAAATCAGGTACGGCACAGACCCAAGTTAAGGGCGTGGCACGCAACAATCAATGGTTTATCGGCTATGGCCCAGTGGATCACCCAAGATATGCTGTATCAGTCGCTGTAGAGAATGTTGCTCCGGACAGTCCGCATCTTGCCATCAAGCTGTTTGGTCAGGTATTTGATTTGCTATCGGTTTCTTCAGAAGCTTGA
- a CDS encoding AI-2E family transporter translates to MLPLYKKYWRTFFDIGLIVLTVYLVMFAFSKLYQLAAPVFLSFFVFMLIEPLARFLNRRGLAKPFASAISVLLFLILLLGTLFGAGLLVTIQALHFQDTLPKYTYVMQQHFVETTTYLQQKIDNLPPDITDKVNGYFKDATNVLTVWLVTFLKYMVGVLGSFSSFMANFGIAIILAFFLSMEIKDWRKIAHDKMPKTFKTAYAFLQGNVFKAIGSYLKAQLILISITFVIVLTGLFILRTGNVLTMALVCAVFDVLPLLGVTTILVPWIIYLFIVGNTSLAIGLIVLLAIVLIVRQLLEPKITGNSIGVSSAFLMLSFVILSTSAFGMAGLILSPILLILIKELIQQGYLQSWIYLPQEEFIVSPFAANGPSSKGNATVPPPETQASEETDSKSNT, encoded by the coding sequence ATGCTGCCGTTATACAAAAAATATTGGCGCACGTTCTTCGACATCGGATTAATTGTCCTCACGGTCTATCTGGTCATGTTTGCCTTCAGTAAATTGTATCAGTTAGCCGCACCTGTATTCCTATCCTTTTTTGTATTTATGCTTATTGAACCACTGGCCCGTTTCTTGAACCGACGAGGGCTTGCCAAACCATTTGCTTCGGCGATCTCAGTGCTTCTGTTCCTAATTCTTCTTCTAGGTACGTTATTTGGCGCTGGGCTATTGGTCACCATCCAAGCTCTTCACTTTCAAGATACTCTCCCTAAGTATACATATGTGATGCAGCAACATTTCGTGGAGACCACAACCTATCTTCAGCAAAAAATCGATAATTTGCCGCCCGATATTACCGACAAAGTTAATGGGTACTTTAAAGATGCCACCAATGTCCTTACCGTATGGCTTGTTACTTTTCTAAAGTATATGGTCGGTGTTCTCGGATCCTTCTCCTCCTTCATGGCCAATTTTGGGATCGCCATTATTTTGGCATTTTTTCTTAGTATGGAGATTAAAGATTGGCGCAAAATTGCCCATGACAAAATGCCAAAAACATTTAAAACGGCCTATGCCTTTTTGCAGGGAAATGTGTTTAAAGCCATCGGTTCTTATTTGAAAGCTCAGCTTATTCTGATCAGCATTACCTTTGTCATCGTACTGACCGGCTTATTCATTCTTAGAACCGGCAACGTACTCACTATGGCGCTTGTCTGTGCTGTATTTGACGTCTTGCCGCTCCTTGGTGTAACGACGATTTTAGTCCCTTGGATCATCTATCTGTTCATTGTTGGGAATACCTCTTTAGCAATCGGTCTAATCGTACTCCTCGCGATTGTACTTATTGTAAGACAACTGCTTGAGCCGAAGATTACCGGGAATTCGATTGGAGTATCGTCTGCTTTTCTAATGCTGTCCTTCGTCATTCTGTCCACATCTGCTTTCGGTATGGCCGGTCTGATCCTGTCGCCGATTCTGCTTATTCTGATTAAAGAACTAATTCAACAAGGATATCTTCAGAGCTGGATCTATCTGCCTCAAGAGGAGTTTATCGTTTCGCCCTTTGCTGCAAACGGCCCTTCATCTAAGGGCAACGCTACTGTTCCTCCTCCGGAAACTCAAGCTTCTGAAGAAACCGATAGCAAATCAAATACCTGA